The Branchiostoma floridae strain S238N-H82 chromosome 3, Bfl_VNyyK, whole genome shotgun sequence genomic sequence AAAGGGAGATAATAAGTTTTCGTTTTCAAGATAGTGCTGCAATCGTCTGTTTAATATAAAAGTGAATAGTTTTCCAACACAGCTGGAAATAGCTATCCCTCTGTAATTTGACGGGTTTGATGTANNNNNNNNNNNNNNNNNNNNNNNNNNNNNNNNNNNNNNNNNNNNNNNNNNNNNNNNNNNNNNNNNNNNNNNNNNNNNNNNNNNNNNNNNNNNNNNNNNNNNNNNNNNNNNNNNNNNNNNNNNNNNNNNNNNNNNNNNNNNNNNNNNNNNNNNNNNNNNNNNNNNNNNNNNNNNNNNNNNNNNNNNNNNNNNNNNNNNNNNNNNNNNNNNNNNNNNNNNNNNNNNNNNNNNNNNNNNNNNNNNNNNNNNNNNNNNNNNNNNNNNNNNNNNNNNNNNNNNNNNNNNNNNNNNNNNNNNNNNNNNNNNNNNNNNNNNNNNNNNNNNNNNNNNNNNNNNNNNNNNNNNNNNNNNNNNNNNNNNNNNNNNNNNNNNNNNNNNNNNNNNNNNNNNNNNNNNNNNNNNNNNNNNNNNNNNNNNNNNNNNNNNNNNNNNNNNNNNNNNNNNNNNNNNNNNNNNNNNNNNNNNNNNNNNNNNNNNNNNNNNNNNNNNNNNNNNNNNNNNNNNNNNNNNNNNNNNNNNNNNNNNNNNNNNNNNNNNNNNNNNNNNNNNNNNNNNNNNNNNNNNNNNNNNNNNNNNNNNNNNNNNNNNNNNNNNNNNNNNNNNNNNNNNNNNNNNNNNNNNNNNNNNNNNNNNNNNNNNNNNNNNNNNNNNNNNNNNNNNNNNNNNNNNNNNNNNNNNNNNNNNNNNNNNNNNNNNNNNNNNNNNNNNNNNNNNNNNNNNNNNNNNNNNNNNNNNNNNNNNNNNNNNNNNNNNNNNNNNNNNNNNNNNNNNNNNNNNNNNNNNNNNNNNNNNNNNNNNNNNNNNNNNNNNNNNNNNNNNNNNNNNNNNNNNNNNNNNNNNNNNNNNNNNNNNNNNNNNNNNNNNNNNNNNNNNNNNNNNNNNNNNNNNNNNNNNNNNNNNNNNNNNNNNNNNNNNNNNNNNNNNNNNNNNNNNNNNNNNNNNNNNNNNNNNNNNNNNNNNNNNNNNNNNNNNNNNNNNNNNNNNNNNNNNNNNNNNNNNNNNNNNNNNNNNNNNNNNNNNNNNNNNNNNNNNNNNNNNNNNNNNNNNNNNNNNNNNNNNNNNNNNNNNNNNNNNNNNNNNNNNNNNNNNNNNNNNNNNNNNNNNNNNNNNNNNNNNNNNNNNNNNNNNNNNNNNNNNNNNNNNNNNNNNNNNNNNNNNNNNNNNNNNNNNNNNNNNNNNNNNNNNNNNNNNNNNNNNNNNNNNNNNNNNNNNNNNNNNNNNNNNNNNNNNNNNNNNNNNNNNNNNNNNNNNNNNNNNNNNNNNNNNNNNNNNNNNNNNNNNNNNNNNNNNNNNNNNNNNNNNNNNNNNNNNNNNNNNNNNNNNNNNNNNNNNNNNNNNNNNNNNNNNNNNNNNNNNNNNNNNNNNNNNNNNNNNNNNNNNNNNNNNNNNNNNNNNNNNNNNNNNNNNNNNNNNNNNNNNNNNNNNNNNNNNNNNNNNNNNNNNNNNNNNNNNNNNNNNNNNNNNNNNNNNNNNNNNNNNNNNNNNNNNNNNNNNNNNNNNNNNNNNNNNNNNNNNNNNNNNNNNNNNNNNNNNNNNNNNNNNNNNNNNNNNNNNNNNNNNNNNNNNNNNNNNNNNNNNNNNNNNNNNNNNNNNNNNNNNNNNNNNNNNNNNNNNNNNNNNNNNNNNNNNNNNNNNNNNNNNNNNNNNNNNNNNNNNNNNNNNNNNNNNNNNNNNNNNNNNNNNNNNNNNNNNNNNNNNNNNNNNNNNNNNNNNNNNNNNNNNNNNNNNNNNNNNNNNNNNNNNNNNNNNNNNNNNNNNNNNNNNNNNNNNNNNNNNNNNNNNNNNNNNNNNNNNNNNNNNNNNNNNNNNNNNNNNNNNNNNNNNNNNNNNNNNNNNNNNNNNNNNNNNNNNNNNNNNNNNNNNNNNNNNNNNNNNNNNNNNNNNNNNNNNNNNNNNNNNNNNNNNNNNNNNNNNNNNNNNNNNNNNNNNNNNNNNNNNNNNNNNNNNNNNNNNNNNNNNNNNNNNNNNNNNNNNNNNNNNNNNNNNNNNNNNNNNNNNNNNNNNNNNNNNNNNNNNNNNNNNNNNNNNNNNNNNNNNNNNNNNNNNNNNNNNNNNNNNNNNNNNNNNNNNNNNNNNNNNNNNNNNNNNNNNNNNNNNNNNNNNNNNNNNNNNNNNNNNNNNNNNNNNNNNNNNNNNNNNNNNNNNNNNNNNNNNNNNNNNNNNNNNNNNNNNNNNNNNNNNNNNNNNNNNNNNNNNNNNNNNNNNNNNNNNNNNNNNNNNNNNNNNNNNNNNNNNNNNNNNNNNNNNNNNNNNNNNNNNNNNNNNNNNNNNNNNNNNNNNNNNNNNNNNNNNNNNNNNNNNNNNNNNNNNNNNNNNNNNNNNNNNNNNNNNNNNNNNNNNNNNNNNNNNNNNNNNNNNNNNNNNNNNNNNNNNNNNNNNNNNNNNNNNNNNNNNNNNNNNNNNNNNNNNNNNNNNNNNNNNNNNNNNNNNNNNNNNNNNNNNNNNNNNNNNNNNNNNNNNNNNNNNNNNNNNNNNNNNNNNNNNNNNNNNNNNNNNNNNNNNNNNNNNNNNNNNNNNNNNNNNNNNNNNNNNNNNNNNNNNNNNNNNNNNNNNNNNNNNNNNNNNNNNNNNNNNNNNNNNNNNNNNNNNNNNNNNNNNNNNNNNNNNNNNNNNNNNNNNNNNNNNNNNNNNNNNNNNNNNNNNNNNNNNNNNNNNNNNNNNNNNNNNNNNNNNNNNNNNNNNNNNNNNNNNNNNNNNNNNNNNNNNNNNNNNNNNNNNNNNNNNNNNNNNNNNNNNNNNNNNNNNNNNNNNNNNNNNNNNNNNNNNNNNNNNNNNNNNNNNNNNNNNNNNNNNNNNNNNNNNNNNNNNNNNNNNNNNNNNNNNNNNNNNNNNNNNNNNNNNNNNNNNNNNNNNNNNNNNNNNNNNNNNNNNNNNNNNNNNNNNNNNNNNNNNNNGGTAAAATTGCCAATAGAGGTAAATAATTTCGAGGGTTGCCACTAAGAAAATTTGGTGGCGATTCATGGCCACCCAAAGACTTTGGCCTTCGCgcaagtggggaggggggctctcTATTGAGGTTTTAGCCTTGTAAAGCGGGTGTGACTTATTTGCTCTTTTACGGATTTTTATCTTTTACCCTTTGTGTCTATACTTTAAGCTGATGTTCCCACGATAAAGTCAAGTTTCATTCCAATACAATTTGGGACGCAGCGACGCTGCCAACATACCACAGTCACAGATCAAAGTAAGGTCTCAACTTTGACAAATGACAACAGACATCATCCCATCTCCGAATTTATTATAATTGCATGGTCTATGGCAAATGTGATGAGATACAATATGTAGCTTTGTGACAATATGCAAGGGAGCAGTATCAAATAATATCGCCTGAAATGGTCTTATGACCCGTTCCAGCCTCGTTTTAGTGTATGACCcggaaaatccaagatggccgccacaTCTGGAAATGACTTTCTGCGTACATTCAAGTCTTAATGGGTTTtgcattactagtatttgagCTCATGTAAAGTTTGAGGTCGAAGAAATAGTTTTTATATTGGATAACCAGGTGGCATAAAGGTAGATCAAATCAAAAGACATTTTCACCGCTGCAAATAAATGTCGATACGTAACCCATACGAATTTGAATATACATAAACAGTGTGAACGCCTTCTTATATGGCGTGCAGTTTTTACGTAGGCGTGAATGTGTGCTGCAGAAATAAATAACTCTTATTTCAGACATAATTCCAACTAATGATATGATAATGTgcaatgaaaaagaaacacagttCAACTGGAACTATGAAAGCTTCAAACCAAACATGACAGCGTCAATGAGAAAGATTAGGCTGCTATTGTCGGTAAAACAGCACAATTGGCGACGTCACGTGTCACGTGATCTCGATGATAGGTTACTGAAACCTTCTGTGGGATATTTGAAACATTTCTAGCACAATTTTTAAGAATGTTTTTGAAGAAAATGTTAACTACATTAACAAACATGAATTTCCATGCTTTCACCAAACAAATTCATGAcatgctaaatacctaatactataatggaatgctaAAAACGTAATAATGAATACTGAATATTAGTACTTTTAGAGTATTGAATGCCCTCATAAGTGTTCAGCCAAGTCTACTGTCAAAACTAAAAACATTTTCCTCTTATACCTCATTTAACATTCTTAGTACTAATCATCACCACAAAACTCAGTAATCTTTAACAACAGTAAAAGTGCttttgcccccacaaaaaatatacatgtgcacAGTTTCACCACAAAACTCAGTAATCTTTAACAACAGTAAAAGTGCttttgcccccacaaaaaatatacatgtgcacAGTTTCACCACAAAACTCAGTAATCTTTAACAACAGTAAAAGTGCttttgcccccacaaaaaaGATACATGTGCACAGTTTCACCACAATACTCAGTAATCTTTAACAACATTAAACGTGCttttgcccccacaaaaaaGATACATGTGCACAGTTTCACCACAAAACCCAGTAATCTTTAACAACAGTAAAAGTGCttttgcccccacaaaaaatatacatgtgcacAATTTCACCCAATACGAAGCAATATCCACgttggtttgattatatggatgacatccaggCGTGCATTATTTCTCGGTCATTTCCgaagaaaaaaggttttcaaccataGTTTAAATCGTGCAAAGTAGCTTCAAATGAGCCGTGGAATgcacaaaaatatcggaaaaaaGCTACTGAAGTCATAGAATGCTAttgtcaattccaaggtcaaagaagaaagatGCGAAAGAATGAAAACGAGAATATATTGTTCGGCACACCATATTATGTGTGTTATATAATTTTTCAGCCTTTGTGACCATCAGCTTCTATTCCTATTGAAggcaatgggggggggggggcttttctTTATTTGTACGCTCGTGTCAGTTCGTGTCATCCTCCCAGAGGATGatatctatataatcaaatcaacgtgtcCCAACGTACTAACATATttctagactttttttttgttttcttttttgttttcttatagATTGTTAGCCGTATAAAAATCTTGCAGAGCTTTTGTCAGGATTCCAAGTTTATCCGCGTAGGTTTTTGCATCCCGAATCATCGCCTTTTCATCGCCTGACGCCACTTTCATTACGAAGTCGTGGTAGTACGGAACCGCTTTCATTGCAAGAGAAAAGATACTTTGCACCATCCAACCGTGGTATTTCTTCAATGATCTTTCATACGCAGCTTTTGCAACTTTAACCAGGTCAGTCTCACCTTCTGCGATCCCTGCCAAAAAATGTTGAGGGAACTCCAGAGCCCTTCTCAACCACAAGAGGGCGTCAGTGGCCGAGTTTTTAGCCTTTGTAGTTTTCTCAGCCATTTCCTGTTTGACGATGTCTTGTAAAGTGGAGAAGCGGTCCGGGTCGGTGGAGTATTTCTTAGTCAACTTGAGGATGTTTCCGTTTATGTCCGATTTTACAGGTGCAAAAGCCGTTTCTCCGAGAAGATCAAAGAAAGGTACCATGCGACGGCAGGCATCTAGGAACGGCTTGGTAGGGATGTCACCGTTTCCTGTCAGTTTGACACCTTTAAAACCAGACAGTAACTTCTCAATTTCCGTTTGAACACCGCGAGTTTCTGTAGGGAGAAAGCAAAGAATACAATGCATTAaactttattaccttcgccagaatggcaaggttatgctttgtgtcttgtgtctctatatgtaggtcaacaccATATAACTAGAGTACCTGTAGCATGGCATTTCTGATATTTCGTATTTAAGTAGCAGTTACAGAGACGAAAGTCctgttcgaaaatggttcacCTGGCACTTTCCTCCGGCACTGGCACGAGAATTGTTCACCTGGGCATTTCCTCCGGCACTTGAAACGAGGCAAGTGTGTGTGGTCTGGTTTGTTTGCCGGAaagacagcataactcaaattTTCNNNNNNNNNNNNNNNNNNNNNNNNNNNNNNNNNNNNNNNNNNNNNNNNNNNNNNNNNNNNNNNNNNNNNNNNNNNNNNNNNNNNNNNNNNNNNNNNNNNNNNNNNNNNNNNNNNNNNNNNNNNNNNNNNNNNNNNNNNNNNNNNNNNNNNNNNNNNNNNNNNNNNNNNNNNNNNNNNNNNNNNNNNNNNNNNNNNNNNNNNNNNNNNNNNNNNNNNNNNNNNNNNNNNNNNNNNNNNNNNNNNNNNNNNNNNNNNNNNNNNNNNNNNNNNNNNNNNNNNNNNNNNNNNNNNNNNNNNNNNNNNNNNNNNNNNNNNNNNNNNNNNNNNNNNNNNNNNNNNNNNNNNNNNNNNNNNNNNNNNNNNNNNNNNNNNNNNNNNNNNNNNNNNNNNNNNNNNNNNNNNNNNNNNNNNNNNNNNNNNNNNNNNNNNNNNNNNNNNNNNNNNNNNNNNNNNNNNNNNNNNNNNNNNNNNNNNNNNNNNNNNNNGTGGGGATCGATTAATCTCCTCGCAGCTTTTTTCACCAGgaataagacagtatcataagctggggaaggagtttagccggcagaggagtaaattgtcCACGCGAAGTTCAATTTACTCCTTttccagctaaactccttccccagcttatgatactgtcttatgccacgcaacatctgcttggagattagggataGGTCCCAAGGGTCTGgagtctggagcggctgccattcggcgctagcTTAGATGACCTCAATACTGCAGTATTagtagtaaggccatgttgatttgattatatggatgacatccgcgctcgcaccaattttcggccgtttccaacaaaaaaaaagttttcgaccacacaataaattgtgcaaagcagctgtaaaatgagcacaaatattccgtaaatagaaaaaaaagtatcagaaaacagataagtaaagccatagaatgccaaaataaatctaaagtcaaagaataagatgtgaaaggacagaaagaaaaattcTATTGTTGGTAGAAGGAGGTACctgcacagaaaattcaggtataggtcccgttcaggtccagaggatcatttccaggtccggacctgaacctggacctgattgtctgtggaaacttgagaactggcaatactcaaaacaattttggtcaattttgccacaaagaaatctgtttggtggattattggactcccactggcattttaaaatcccatctccatgtaataaaggcttactgtctctgtacctttgactgtagaaacttggtacaattgactataaactctacttgacttcactcttgttgtcttcctggccccccggtaagaccccaaatgcctgccgacatagtgtgtccattttgtaattggcgaaacctgttcctctaatttttttccaggtctgtttttttcggattggtccaagaagaaaaaaatgttttgcagccGTAAGATGTACTGGACCCTACACCATACTACTGTATGtgtttttagtcctatgttcaaccttcctggccactttgatttcatactgaaggcaactttttcttttggccaaacttttttttttattcgctcgctcgcatctgttttggagttcccagaggatgtcatccatataatcaaatcaacatggcctaattgacccaggtgcggccatgcATAGGACCATGCGTaggttttgatccactcacatgaGGAAGAATccatactcttttcgataagtgtggttaGTGTATTAATGCAATAATGTGAAAGATGGAATATtgaatgacagaaataaattaAATGGAAACGTAAGAATGCTAGTGAATAATTGGTTTCTTGCgtcgaatttttttccattcaatATTCGATTTTACAGTTCCTACCACATGGCCACTGATATGCATTCTACCATTCTACCAGAACGTAAACATGTACCAACCTAACTCAAGCAGTTCCCGTAGACTGCGCAGCTTGTTGTTCAGCATCTCCAGTTCATCTGCAGTCCGGAACGCAGAGTCGTCATCAGAGAAAGACATGTCATCGGCCCACTGCTCTTCGCGAGTATCTgtagaaataaagaataaaggaaTTTTCTAATAAAgatgaactgtaatttctacTTTTTTGGGAAGTAAGGCTTTATTTAAAATGACTTACACAAATACAGATGAAATTCcaacttaaggtctcattgatgagtttcttcttcccatagacttctaggttataattcgtgttttacatggtcgcctttataatgaagctacatgaaatgtcagcatgATTTTTCATTCTCTGTTGAGAAAATTTACTCTATATaatagaaaaaattgccaatgactaGAATCAATAGGTTTGTTGTTAATATCAATTACAAGCTACAATGAGTCAATCCcagcaaaaggcactttttccttGCTagcgtacaaccgcaccactcagaacccaggactgtgtacctccgacctagcgcacGGCtatcaaactttacctgctgatttcttcagttacaagcaagctttcaccaatctaacttttgatatcagttcggcTGGCCAAAAGcaaatttctcaccgctaaaaacatgcgtccatgcagccgttcagtttttggctcggatctattttaggaTACCCACTcacggagtaatacatcaatgagaccttaaccggtacccatccctagtcCCAAGTCCTTGCTAGTCCCAACTAATTAAAGCCTGCACGCCTCGGTGAGGCAAGCAGATTTACAAGGACGTGCAGTTAACATGACAGTGTGTGCAGAACAAAGGGTGTGATATTACCTATGATGTTAGATGAGGCAGAAGCAACCAGAAAATGACCTGTGGATGAAATGTAAGGGCATGTGAGTAGTTACATCATAAACattattatgtacatctctatGTCTATGCTACCTATATGGAATAGTTAGAATACTTTTTGAATGCCGTCTGATATATCTCCATCTCAAATGCACCTCAAAAGTTTGGAGCATGACCAAAAACATCCGTGACGGCCACAATacacgaatatctggaatgcagtgagattTTTATAGAATGCACTAAAATTCCCGAAAATATACAAAGGTTTTTCATTCAGGTGGCATTCCGGGCACGTTCTGATCTGATCAAGGGGCTTTACAAAGGCAGTAATATCATCAATCATTTCAGTCAATGTTCTAATACAAAAATCTGCATTCTGATTACATACTCTTAATTTTGAGCCTAAAGACTAATAGTCAGGGAACAAACAGATACGTTAGcgcaaaaaatgcaaacaaaaactgcaaaatgttaAGTCCATTAAGACAAGAGTACACTTTGAAGTTCATATTAGATGAAGGTTTGCTCATTTGAAAACGGTAGTCTTTTTGAAGCCAAGAATGCACCAGAGTCATTAAAGAAATTAGCATGTAACAAAGCTCTCATGACCGCAGGGTAATGTATTCTGCACTGACACTCGAACAAAGGAGCTGCCACCCCAAACTACCTGTCCCAGGGAGGAACAACAACTGAGCGTACGGTAGAAAGGTTACAAAATGGACAGTGAAGAAACTCGGGTTTCCCGGGAGCTGCCCATCGGGTCATCGAAGTAACGCCGGCGGATCGCTGGTTGGCATCGTTTATGGTTGTGACTAGGGCGGTATCTGATCGCCTTCGCGCCCACAACTTTCGTTCTTGATCAATGAAAACATTCTTGGCAAATGCTTTCGCAGTGGTTCGTCTTGCGGCGATCCATGAATTTCACCTCTCCCGCCGCAATACGAATGCCCCCGTCCGTCCCTCTTGATCATTACCTCACGTTCCGAAAACCAACGAAATAGAACCGAGGTCCTATTCCATTATTCCATGCACCACTATTCAGGCGCCAGGCCTGCTTTGAACACTCtaattttttcaaagtaaacGCTTCGGCACCGCGAGGCACTCAGTTAAGAGCACCAAGGAGAATCCGGCGGGGAGGGCCGGGACGAGCAGTGACACGCCTCGCGGCGGACCGCAATTAAGCCCCGGTCCCAAGATGCAACTACATGAACTATGAGCTTTTTAACCGCAACAACTTTGATATACGCTATTGGAGCTGGAATTACCGCGGCTGCTGGCACCAAACTTgcactagatttgtgacacttttatatgtatatatcctgacttattgtgacctgtacttagctcggttgggcaaaattgtacaataaaggtcttcattcattc encodes the following:
- the LOC118412639 gene encoding glycolipid transfer protein-like isoform X1 — protein: MSSPFVLTLLCSIVAVALLCPVDAGSGHFLVASASSNIIDTREEQWADDMSFSDDDSAFRTADELEMLNNKLRSLRELLELETRGVQTEIEKLLSGFKGVKLTGNGDIPTKPFLDACRRMVPFFDLLGETAFAPVKSDINGNILKLTKKYSTDPDRFSTLQDIVKQEMAEKTTKAKNSATDALLWLRRALEFPQHFLAGIAEGETDLVKVAKAAYERSLKKYHGWMVQSIFSLAMKAVPYYHDFVMKVASGDEKAMIRDAKTYADKLGILTKALQDFYTANNL
- the LOC118412639 gene encoding glycolipid transfer protein-like isoform X2 produces the protein MVGGLQIVTLLLLGHFLVASASSNIIDTREEQWADDMSFSDDDSAFRTADELEMLNNKLRSLRELLELETRGVQTEIEKLLSGFKGVKLTGNGDIPTKPFLDACRRMVPFFDLLGETAFAPVKSDINGNILKLTKKYSTDPDRFSTLQDIVKQEMAEKTTKAKNSATDALLWLRRALEFPQHFLAGIAEGETDLVKVAKAAYERSLKKYHGWMVQSIFSLAMKAVPYYHDFVMKVASGDEKAMIRDAKTYADKLGILTKALQDFYTANNL
- the LOC118412639 gene encoding glycolipid transfer protein-like isoform X3 translates to MSSPFVLTLLCSIVAVALLCPVDAGSDTREEQWADDMSFSDDDSAFRTADELEMLNNKLRSLRELLELETRGVQTEIEKLLSGFKGVKLTGNGDIPTKPFLDACRRMVPFFDLLGETAFAPVKSDINGNILKLTKKYSTDPDRFSTLQDIVKQEMAEKTTKAKNSATDALLWLRRALEFPQHFLAGIAEGETDLVKVAKAAYERSLKKYHGWMVQSIFSLAMKAVPYYHDFVMKVASGDEKAMIRDAKTYADKLGILTKALQDFYTANNL